One part of the Desulfonema ishimotonii genome encodes these proteins:
- a CDS encoding ABC transporter ATP-binding protein: MFSEFGYAEEKSTGKPYDLRLLKRLMPFVRPYRTPLLGALALVMMLTALELALPYITRIAVDRYIVPPPATHTGVSGDGKGRYADAEMSDPEMAALVRKYPDFFQITGTTARIPLADLPKLDRADLMRLRRDDIRGVSLAACLFLLLIIADFVLTFFQVLVLEYAGQKAMHDLRVALFTHIQSLRIAYFNRNPIARLVTRTTNDIQNMHELFTSVLVAVFKDLFLLVGIMAVMLGIRWQLALICFTLLPFVVFASLYFSRLARNVFRTLRIKTAEINTRFAETIAGIRVIQLFRQEQENARKFRELNHEFYAAGMRQIHIFAVFMPLIEVLTALSLALVICYGGQGVMSEEVTLGILVAFISYMRMFFRPIREIAEKYNILQNAMSSAERIFMILDTDEREVAEPVSEDGERQRAAESGLQQNERIETLVFDRVSMHYRRGEDVLREISFQVRAGETIAIVGPTGSGKTSLINLIIRFYDPASGRVLINGRDTRAWDLPTLRRKIALVTQDPFLFSENIRENIIQGKAEISAQEMDEILAASNCRELVRRLPQGAETRLSEGGASLSSGERQLISIARAFARDPELIILDEATSYIDSETEVKIQEALSNLMRGRTAILVAHRLSTAREADTILVLSRGRITEAGSHEALMEKRGVYFKLNQLQR; this comes from the coding sequence GTGTTTTCTGAATTCGGATACGCTGAGGAGAAGTCCACGGGCAAACCCTATGACCTGAGGCTGCTGAAACGGCTGATGCCCTTTGTCCGCCCCTACCGGACGCCCCTGCTGGGCGCGTTGGCGCTGGTGATGATGCTGACAGCCCTTGAGCTGGCCCTGCCGTATATCACCCGGATCGCCGTTGACCGCTACATTGTCCCGCCGCCTGCGACGCACACAGGAGTGTCCGGAGACGGCAAAGGCCGGTATGCGGATGCAGAGATGTCAGACCCGGAGATGGCGGCGCTGGTCCGCAAATATCCGGATTTTTTTCAGATCACCGGCACAACGGCCCGCATCCCTCTGGCCGATCTGCCGAAACTTGACAGAGCGGACCTCATGCGGCTGCGACGGGATGATATCCGGGGTGTCAGCCTGGCGGCCTGCCTCTTTTTACTGCTCATCATCGCCGACTTTGTTCTCACCTTTTTTCAGGTGCTGGTGCTGGAATATGCGGGACAGAAGGCCATGCACGATCTTCGGGTGGCGCTCTTCACCCATATCCAAAGCCTGAGAATCGCCTACTTCAACCGCAATCCCATTGCCCGGCTGGTGACGCGCACGACCAACGATATCCAGAACATGCACGAGCTGTTCACGTCGGTCCTGGTGGCGGTGTTCAAAGACCTGTTTCTGCTGGTCGGCATCATGGCGGTCATGCTGGGCATCCGCTGGCAACTGGCCCTGATCTGCTTCACCCTGCTGCCCTTTGTCGTGTTCGCCTCGCTCTATTTTTCCCGGCTGGCCCGGAATGTCTTTCGGACGCTTCGGATCAAGACCGCCGAGATCAACACCCGTTTTGCAGAGACCATCGCCGGCATCCGGGTGATCCAGCTCTTCCGGCAGGAACAGGAAAACGCCCGCAAATTCAGGGAACTGAACCATGAGTTTTACGCTGCCGGAATGCGTCAGATCCATATTTTCGCCGTGTTCATGCCGCTGATCGAGGTGCTGACCGCCCTGTCTCTGGCCCTTGTGATCTGTTACGGGGGGCAGGGCGTGATGTCGGAGGAGGTTACGCTGGGGATACTGGTGGCGTTCATTTCATATATGCGCATGTTTTTCAGGCCCATCCGGGAGATCGCCGAAAAATACAATATCCTGCAAAATGCCATGTCATCGGCAGAGCGGATATTTATGATCCTCGATACGGACGAGCGGGAAGTGGCTGAACCTGTTTCCGAAGACGGGGAGCGGCAGAGAGCGGCGGAGAGCGGTTTGCAGCAGAATGAGCGGATTGAAACCCTTGTCTTTGACCGGGTGTCCATGCACTACCGCCGGGGGGAAGACGTCCTCCGGGAGATCTCCTTTCAGGTGCGGGCCGGTGAAACCATTGCCATTGTGGGACCGACCGGTTCGGGCAAGACCTCGCTGATCAACCTGATCATCCGGTTTTACGACCCCGCATCGGGCCGGGTACTCATCAACGGGCGGGACACGCGGGCGTGGGATCTTCCCACGCTGCGGCGGAAAATCGCCCTGGTGACACAGGACCCGTTTCTCTTTTCGGAGAACATCCGGGAGAATATTATCCAGGGGAAGGCGGAGATCTCCGCGCAGGAGATGGACGAAATTCTGGCGGCGTCCAACTGCCGGGAACTCGTCCGCAGGCTTCCCCAGGGCGCGGAGACCCGGCTTTCCGAGGGGGGTGCGTCGCTGTCGAGCGGGGAGCGGCAGCTGATTTCCATTGCCAGGGCCTTTGCCCGTGACCCGGAGCTGATTATTCTGGACGAGGCCACATCGTATATCGACTCGGAGACCGAGGTGAAAATTCAGGAGGCCCTCTCCAACCTGATGAGGGGCCGCACCGCCATTCTCGTGGCCCACCGCCTTTCCACGGCGCGGGAGGCCGACACCATTCTCGTACTCAGCCGGGGCCGGATCACCGAGGCGGGCAGCCACGAGGCCCTGATGGAGAAGCGGGGGGTGTATTTCAAACTGAATCAGTTGCAGCGCTGA
- a CDS encoding sensor domain-containing diguanylate cyclase, which produces MFLSVLFRRIFISNGMIALGLAVMICLLCVPAVSRILRSQEEQRIRTSLSHICNAITTLHEGLRHCRGAAVAARKQQIRNAVLARTALFANTYRAFQQGEFPSGEAARASALAALDTFEDDYEAMLWVADYDGAFIVPPESDLLKKHLLNAGDEEGRPAFPAMIRLALDKNEGYVRYRHQKSGGSQPVDMTGYSKNFHPWHWIIGAVFSLSDIEKILSQREQNALRQLRDTLPAEDGNLLVFNSRMDSILPPATPGTGGPAPDDARQVLLKKLMAAAHTPARRIRYHRNHPNDPDHDTFEKTAWVRHIPDRDWYVVLSVYTDDLDRPAQALRKQFLVFFFLTFLIYVIAITGVLTIILTPVTCLSDMAAEFLRKGEIRENRYLVDHGEIGTIGAAIFGMTKQLDSCRQKLGQYTRDREHLIRKNDRVRERAYELTRARKKLEKDLENYKHIHADLKKSEERYRAMLENIEEYFYEVDLLGNLIFFNDALYQMLGYTREELLGMNFREYMDPETSEKAYHTFKKAYDSGKPYRGFEWRLVRKDGTRCYVEVSVALIRDENDEVIGFRGIARDISELIYLVYHDSLTGLYNRQAFFERLKETLAYAKRDKNEKNIFYLDLDNFKQVNDDYGHDVGDEVLKEVSARLRESLRETDHICRLGGDEFTIILNNISDSRPDEAACRIIESLSEPYVIHGFIIDFITPSIGISAYPRDAQDIERLIKCADIAMYKAKETGGKYTFYDKSLEPDSEYEG; this is translated from the coding sequence ATGTTCTTATCCGTTCTCTTCAGAAGAATATTCATCTCCAACGGGATGATTGCTCTGGGGCTTGCCGTAATGATCTGCCTGCTGTGCGTGCCTGCTGTCAGCAGGATATTGCGCAGTCAGGAAGAGCAGCGGATCCGAACCTCCCTTTCCCATATCTGCAATGCCATCACTACCCTGCATGAAGGCCTCCGACATTGCCGGGGGGCGGCCGTTGCCGCCCGCAAACAGCAGATCAGAAACGCTGTGCTGGCCCGGACGGCGCTGTTCGCGAACACATACCGGGCGTTTCAGCAGGGGGAATTTCCAAGCGGGGAAGCGGCCAGGGCGTCCGCACTGGCCGCGCTGGATACCTTTGAAGATGATTACGAGGCGATGTTGTGGGTCGCAGACTACGACGGGGCGTTTATCGTGCCGCCCGAGTCGGATCTGCTGAAAAAACATCTCCTGAACGCAGGGGATGAAGAGGGCCGTCCGGCCTTCCCTGCCATGATCCGACTCGCCCTGGATAAAAATGAGGGCTATGTGCGGTATCGGCATCAGAAAAGCGGTGGCTCTCAGCCGGTTGACATGACGGGTTACAGTAAAAATTTTCACCCGTGGCACTGGATTATCGGCGCTGTTTTCAGCCTGTCTGATATTGAAAAAATCCTCTCTCAGCGCGAACAGAACGCCCTCCGGCAGCTCCGGGACACACTCCCGGCCGAAGACGGAAACCTCCTTGTTTTCAACAGCCGGATGGACAGCATTCTCCCCCCGGCGACGCCCGGGACCGGCGGACCCGCACCGGATGATGCCCGGCAGGTTCTTCTGAAGAAGTTAATGGCCGCAGCCCACACCCCGGCCCGCCGGATACGGTATCACCGGAATCATCCGAACGATCCCGATCACGACACCTTTGAGAAAACCGCATGGGTCCGGCATATCCCTGACAGGGACTGGTATGTGGTCCTGTCCGTATACACCGATGATCTGGACCGTCCGGCGCAGGCCCTGCGGAAGCAATTCCTCGTTTTTTTCTTTCTGACATTCCTGATTTATGTCATCGCCATCACAGGCGTGCTGACGATCATTCTGACCCCTGTCACCTGTCTGTCGGATATGGCAGCGGAGTTTCTCCGTAAAGGGGAGATCCGTGAAAATCGCTACCTCGTCGATCACGGTGAGATCGGCACCATCGGCGCGGCGATTTTCGGAATGACGAAACAACTGGACTCATGCCGTCAGAAGCTGGGGCAATACACGCGGGACCGGGAGCATCTGATCCGGAAAAACGACCGGGTCCGGGAGCGGGCATATGAATTAACGCGGGCCCGGAAAAAACTGGAGAAAGACCTGGAAAACTATAAACATATTCACGCCGACCTGAAAAAAAGCGAAGAGCGCTACCGGGCCATGCTGGAAAATATTGAGGAATATTTTTACGAAGTCGATCTGCTCGGCAACCTGATTTTTTTCAATGACGCGCTGTATCAGATGCTCGGCTACACCCGGGAAGAGCTGCTGGGCATGAATTTCAGGGAATATATGGACCCGGAGACGTCGGAAAAAGCCTATCACACCTTCAAAAAAGCGTATGACAGTGGAAAACCCTACAGGGGATTTGAGTGGCGTCTGGTCAGAAAGGACGGCACCCGGTGCTATGTTGAGGTTTCTGTTGCGCTGATCCGGGATGAGAACGATGAAGTCATCGGATTCCGGGGAATCGCACGCGACATCAGCGAACTGATCTATCTGGTTTACCACGATTCCCTGACAGGTCTCTACAACCGGCAGGCGTTTTTCGAGCGCCTGAAAGAGACGCTGGCCTACGCAAAGCGGGATAAAAACGAAAAAAACATCTTTTACCTGGATCTGGACAACTTCAAACAGGTCAACGACGATTATGGCCATGATGTGGGCGATGAGGTTCTGAAAGAGGTGTCGGCCCGTCTCAGGGAGTCGCTGAGGGAGACCGATCATATCTGCCGGCTCGGGGGGGATGAGTTTACGATTATCCTCAATAATATCAGCGATTCAAGGCCGGATGAAGCCGCCTGCCGCATTATCGAATCCCTGTCCGAACCCTATGTCATACATGGTTTTATCATTGATTTCATCACCCCCAGCATCGGCATCAGCGCATATCCGAGGGATGCCCAGGATATTGAGCGTCTGATCAAATGCGCCGATATCGCCATGTACAAGGCCAAGGAGACGGGTGGCAAATATACCTTTTATGACAAATCCCTTGAACCGGATTCGGAATATGAGGGATAG
- a CDS encoding ribonuclease catalytic domain-containing protein: MESGNIVEYIDRQKIVCAVVMEVKNQRLRLLSENNREVKLSVNRLSHRARTGLDMSLNRDKLAETLKTIAQRRRTLAEAVEIGELWDVLNSEQEWIDLETMTEFCFPDDPTPDHEAAVVRAFFKDRLYFKFNHDRFFPYSEAQVEQMRAHGEEIARRNRIIEMGSHWIRRITEDANSPFDGATADEQQEFINILRSYYLFEKESPHSSIAKEMISRAGIDGGENLFHLFVKLNVWGQDENIDLYRYEVPTDFSEKLMAHTRQLLSSPPADSGNGIRRDLTGLRTMTIDGQATLDFDDALSFEEKDGHYLLGVHIADVGEFVERDSPLDREALLRGSSIYMPDQKIPMLPPSLAEGRCSLKAGEIRPAISTMIRLSPIGDILGYEIFPSLIRVTDQLTYYDVNMMAEENREIILLHRIAREFRQKRLSDGAVQISLPEVNIWLDEEGEVVVSKTNRESPGRLLVSEIMIMANWLMATFLSEQGLPAIYRSQPDPKERLYKSDEGSLFQNWMQRRLLSRFMLSTEAERHSGLGLGAYVTATSPIRKYFDLVTQRQIRSVFGLETVYTADEIRQMIQLLEQPMSCVSRLQYRRKRYWLLKYLETKTGQKEQAIVLNRRRNSYQALITEYMTECSLPLSSGIRLKPEDMIQVTIQHVNARKDIFSVFIG, encoded by the coding sequence ATGGAATCAGGAAATATTGTTGAATATATTGATCGTCAGAAGATTGTATGCGCCGTTGTGATGGAAGTCAAAAATCAGCGGCTGCGTCTGCTCAGTGAAAATAACCGTGAAGTCAAACTGTCGGTAAACCGCCTGTCCCATCGTGCCAGAACAGGTCTGGACATGTCCCTGAACCGGGATAAGCTGGCGGAGACATTGAAGACCATCGCCCAGCGGCGGCGCACCCTGGCGGAAGCGGTGGAGATCGGAGAGCTGTGGGATGTTCTGAATTCGGAACAGGAGTGGATTGACCTGGAGACCATGACCGAATTCTGTTTTCCCGACGACCCGACGCCCGACCACGAAGCCGCTGTCGTCCGTGCGTTTTTCAAAGACAGGCTCTATTTCAAATTCAACCATGACCGCTTCTTTCCCTACTCCGAAGCCCAGGTGGAACAGATGCGGGCCCATGGCGAAGAGATCGCCCGGCGAAACCGCATTATCGAAATGGGAAGCCACTGGATCCGGCGGATCACGGAGGATGCCAATTCCCCATTTGACGGGGCGACGGCAGATGAGCAGCAGGAATTTATCAATATCCTCAGATCCTATTATCTCTTTGAAAAAGAGAGTCCGCACAGCAGCATCGCAAAGGAGATGATCAGCAGGGCCGGTATTGACGGGGGCGAAAATCTGTTTCATCTTTTCGTAAAGCTCAACGTATGGGGGCAGGATGAGAACATCGACCTCTACCGCTATGAGGTGCCCACCGACTTCTCCGAAAAACTGATGGCCCACACCCGTCAGCTGCTCTCATCCCCGCCGGCGGATTCGGGGAACGGAATCCGCCGGGATCTGACCGGGCTGCGCACCATGACCATCGACGGACAGGCGACCCTCGATTTTGACGATGCCCTGAGCTTTGAGGAAAAGGACGGCCATTATCTGCTGGGTGTCCACATCGCCGACGTGGGCGAGTTTGTGGAACGGGACAGTCCGCTGGACCGGGAAGCCCTGCTGCGCGGCAGCTCCATCTATATGCCGGATCAGAAAATCCCCATGCTTCCCCCCTCTCTGGCAGAAGGGCGCTGCAGCCTGAAGGCCGGAGAGATCCGCCCGGCCATCAGCACCATGATCCGGCTGAGTCCGATTGGCGATATCCTGGGCTATGAAATTTTTCCCAGCCTGATCCGGGTAACCGATCAGCTGACCTACTACGATGTCAATATGATGGCCGAGGAAAACCGGGAGATCATCCTTCTTCACCGGATTGCCAGGGAATTTCGTCAGAAACGGCTCTCAGACGGCGCGGTTCAGATCTCCCTGCCGGAGGTCAATATCTGGCTTGACGAAGAGGGCGAGGTGGTGGTCAGCAAAACCAACCGGGAAAGCCCCGGCAGACTGCTGGTGTCGGAAATTATGATCATGGCCAACTGGCTGATGGCGACCTTCCTTTCCGAACAGGGCCTGCCCGCCATATACCGTTCGCAGCCGGACCCCAAGGAACGGCTGTACAAAAGCGATGAGGGCTCCCTCTTTCAGAACTGGATGCAGCGGCGGCTGCTGAGCCGATTCATGCTGAGTACCGAAGCCGAACGTCACTCCGGTCTGGGGCTGGGGGCCTATGTGACCGCCACATCTCCGATCCGGAAATACTTCGATCTGGTGACGCAGCGCCAGATCCGTTCTGTTTTCGGGCTGGAAACCGTCTATACTGCCGATGAAATCCGGCAGATGATTCAACTGCTGGAGCAGCCCATGAGCTGTGTATCACGACTTCAGTACCGCCGCAAGCGGTACTGGCTGCTGAAATATCTGGAAACAAAGACCGGCCAGAAGGAACAGGCGATCGTTCTCAATCGTCGCCGAAACAGCTATCAGGCCCTCATCACGGAATATATGACCGAATGTTCCCTGCCGCTGTCCAGCGGCATCCGGCTGAAACCGGAGGATATGATTCAGGTGACCATACAGCATGTCAACGCAAGAAAAGATATTTTCTCCGTATTCATTGGATAA
- a CDS encoding ABC transporter ATP-binding protein, with amino-acid sequence MKSLSLITPYFLRNSGTILVGLLCLMIVDLLQLIIPRIIKAAVDDLTLFRADRQVLFGYAGEIVGIAVMIGLLRFVWRHCLMGMSRQMEEGLRNRLFTHLQSLSAAYFSRVKTGDLMAHASNDIHHIRMAAGMGLVALMDAIVMGIATVGFMAGISVRLTLLVIIPMPMIVLSTRFFGGRMHRAYQEVQASFSDLTEVVRERFAGIRIIRAYTRESESLSGLDRASRHNVACNLRLVRVTGAFFPMMLFFSNLSLAIVLWIGGRETICGTITPGDFVAFISYIGLLTWPMMAMGWVVNLIQRGKASLERINAILETAPDIGEASMPLPVTDIREGISLENVRFSYDRGSPEALRGIDLCVASGETLGVIGPPGSGKTTLLNLLPRIFDVTEGRILADGRDIRDLSLAGLRHCMAFVPQEPFLFAGTVRENITFGNPDISETALHRAMRDAALDKTIAAFPDGAETIVGEKGVILSGGQKQRIALARALLRAVPVLILDDPISQVDAETGTAIIRTIRSVSRNRTVIIVSHRLSALKFADRIITLSAGRISESGSHEELMRQDGYYARTFRLQEIEEEAPRVF; translated from the coding sequence ATGAAATCTCTTTCCCTGATCACCCCGTATTTTCTGAGGAACAGCGGCACCATTCTCGTGGGGCTTCTGTGCCTGATGATCGTGGATCTGCTCCAGCTCATCATTCCCCGCATCATCAAAGCTGCCGTTGACGACCTGACCCTTTTCCGTGCGGACCGGCAGGTTCTTTTCGGATATGCGGGGGAGATTGTCGGCATTGCCGTGATGATCGGCCTGCTCCGCTTTGTGTGGCGGCATTGCCTCATGGGGATGTCCCGGCAGATGGAAGAGGGGCTGCGCAACCGGCTTTTCACCCACCTTCAGTCCCTGTCTGCCGCCTATTTCAGCCGCGTGAAAACCGGCGACCTCATGGCCCATGCCTCCAACGATATCCACCACATCCGCATGGCCGCGGGCATGGGGCTGGTGGCCCTGATGGACGCCATTGTCATGGGGATCGCCACCGTGGGATTCATGGCCGGTATCAGCGTCCGGCTGACCCTGCTGGTCATCATTCCCATGCCCATGATTGTGCTGAGCACCCGCTTTTTCGGGGGGCGGATGCACCGGGCATACCAGGAGGTCCAGGCCTCTTTTTCCGATCTCACCGAGGTGGTGCGGGAGCGGTTTGCAGGCATTCGCATCATCAGGGCCTACACCCGCGAGTCCGAATCCCTTTCCGGCCTTGACCGGGCCTCCCGCCACAATGTCGCCTGCAATCTGAGGCTGGTGAGGGTCACGGGGGCATTTTTTCCCATGATGCTCTTTTTCTCGAACCTCAGCCTCGCCATCGTCCTCTGGATAGGGGGCCGGGAGACCATTTGCGGCACCATCACGCCCGGCGATTTTGTGGCGTTTATCAGCTACATCGGCCTGCTGACCTGGCCCATGATGGCCATGGGATGGGTCGTTAACCTCATCCAGCGGGGCAAGGCCTCCCTGGAGCGGATCAATGCCATCCTGGAGACGGCCCCTGACATCGGGGAGGCTTCCATGCCCCTTCCGGTGACAGACATCAGAGAGGGGATTTCGCTGGAAAATGTCCGGTTCAGCTATGACCGGGGCAGCCCGGAGGCATTAAGGGGAATTGATCTCTGTGTGGCATCGGGAGAGACGCTGGGGGTGATCGGTCCCCCCGGCAGCGGCAAAACCACCCTGCTCAACCTTCTGCCCCGTATATTTGATGTGACGGAGGGCCGGATTCTGGCGGACGGGCGCGATATCCGGGATCTGTCACTGGCCGGTCTCCGGCACTGTATGGCCTTCGTCCCCCAGGAGCCCTTCCTGTTTGCGGGGACGGTCCGGGAGAATATCACCTTCGGCAATCCCGACATTTCCGAAACCGCCCTGCACCGGGCAATGCGGGACGCGGCCCTGGATAAAACCATTGCCGCGTTTCCCGACGGGGCTGAGACCATCGTTGGGGAAAAGGGCGTTATCCTTTCCGGGGGGCAGAAACAGCGCATCGCCCTGGCCCGCGCCCTGCTCCGGGCGGTGCCGGTGCTGATTCTGGATGACCCCATCAGCCAGGTGGATGCGGAGACCGGCACGGCCATCATCCGCACCATCCGGTCCGTATCCCGGAACCGGACCGTGATCATTGTGTCCCACCGGCTTTCGGCCCTGAAATTCGCAGACCGGATTATCACGCTGTCGGCCGGGCGCATCTCGGAATCCGGTTCCCATGAGGAACTGATGCGGCAGGACGGCTATTATGCCCGCACATTCCGGCTTCAGGAGATCGAAGAGGAGGCCCCCCGTGTTTTCTGA